The Lysobacter enzymogenes DNA segment GGTCATGGGCGTGTTCGCGCCGGGCTTCGCCCCGGGCAGCGAGCAGTACCGGCTGGCGACCCAGATGCTGCAGATCACCTTCCCGTACGCGTTGTTCATCTCGCTGGCCTCGCTGGTCGGCGGGGTGCTCAACAGCTACGAGAAGTTCGCCGTGCCGGCGCTGTCGCCGGTGCTGCTGAACATTTCGATGATCGCCGCGGCCGCCGCGGCCGCGCCGCTGATGCGGCCGTTCGGCGCCGAGCCGGTGCTGGCGCTGGCCTGGGGCGTGTTCTTCGCCGGTGTGCTGCAGTTGGTGTTCCAGCTGCCGGCGCTGGCCAAGCTGGGGTTGCTGCCGCGGCCGCGCTGGGGCTGGAAGCACTCGGGCGTGCGCAAGATCCTCAAGCTGATGGTGCCGACCCTGTTCGGCTCGTCGGTGGCCCAGCTCAACCTGCTGCTGAACACCGCGCTGGCCTCGTTCCTGATCGTCGGCAGTGTGAGCTGGCTATATCTCACCGACCGCCTGCTCGAGTTTCCGCTGGGCATGTTCGGCGTCGCCATCGGCACGGTGATCCTGCCGCACCTGTCCAAGCGCCATGCGGCGACCGACAGCGAGGGCTATTCCAAGGCGCTGGATTGGGGATTCCGCCTGTGCCTGCTGATCGGCGTGCCGGCCTGCCTGGGCCTGGTGCTGTGCGCCGAGGCGCTGATCGCGGCGCTGTTCCAGTACGGCCGGCTGACCCCGCAGGACACCCGCATGATCCAGTTGAGCCTGATGGCGCAGTCGACCGCGGTGCCGGCGTTCTTGCTGGTGAAGGTGCTGGCGCCGGCGTTCTATTCGCGCCAGGACACCAAGACTCCAGTCAAATCGGCGGTGGTGTCGGTGGCGGTGAACCTGCTGTCGACGGTCGGCCTGCTGCTGGCGGCGGTGTACTTCAGCGACGCCGGCCGCGCCGCGCTGGCGCGCGGGGCGAGCCTGACCCAGGCGCTGGGCGAGGTGCCCGGCGCGCACGCCTGCCTGGCCCTGGCGATCGCCATCGCCGGCTGGACCAATGCGCTGCAGCTGGCCTGGTACCTGCGCCGGGCGCGGGTGTACCGGCGCCAGCCGGGTTGGGGCCGGTTCCTGCGCCAGATCGGCGTGGCCAGCGTCGGCCTGAGCGCCGTGGTGCTGTTCCTGCTGTGGCTGTGGCCGGGCTGGACCGGCTGGCCGTGGTGGGAGCGGGCGTGGAAGCTGGCGGTGGTGGTCGGCGCGGGCGGCGCGGCGTATGGCGCGCTGCTGTGGCTGCAGGGCATCCGGCCGCGGGATCTGCGCGGGCATTGAGGCTTCGGCCGATGGCCTTCGGGCTGTTGTGGGAGGGCCTTCAGGCCCGATGCTCTCGTGCCCGATCGCCGTGGCTTGAGCGCGAGGCATCGGCCCCGGCGATCTGAACCAAAGGCATCGGGCCTGAAGGCCCTGCCACGCCAACCGCGGCGCCGGGTGCCATTGAGAGCGGCGGCCGCCGGCTATACTTCTCTATTCATCCTTCAAGCCGTATCCCGGGCGATCCGGGTTCGTCCACGCCAGAATCCGAATGAGCAGGCTGTTTCGAGACGTCGACCGCGGGACGCGATGCCCGCACGGCAGTGTGGTCTGCATCGGCGCCTTCGATGGCCTGCACCTGGGCCATCGCGCGCTGGTGCGCCACACGGTGGCGCGCGCGCGCGCCCTGGGCGTGCCGGCGGTGGCGCTGAGCTTCGAGCCGCTGCCGCGCGAGTTCTTCGCCCCGGCCGCGCCGCCGCCGCGGCTGTTGCTGCCGCGGGCCAAGGCCGAGGGCCTGCTGGCGCTGGACGCCGATCAGGTCGGCCTGCTGCGCTTCAACGGCGAGCTGAGCCGCTGGAGCGGCGAGGAATTCGTCCAGCGCGTGCTGGTCGAACAACTGGCCGCGCGCGAGGTCTGGGTCGGCCCGCAGTTCCGTTTCGGCAAGGCCCGCGGCGGCGACATCGCGCTGCTGCGGCGCATGGGCGAGGCGGCCGGCTTCGGCGCGCACGAGATCGAGCCGGTGCACCTGGACGGCGAGCGCGTGTCCAGCACCCGCATCCGCGAGATCCTGCTGGCCGGCGATTTCGCCGCCGCCGCGCGCCTGCTCGGCCGGCCTTACGCGATCGGCGGCCACGTGGTACGCGGCCGCCAGCTCGGCCGCACCCTCGGCTTTCCCACCGCCAACCTGCGTTTCGGCGGCAAGACCCCGGCGTTGTCGGGCATCTACGCGACCTGGGTGCACGGCATCGGCGAGCGGCCGTGGCCGTCGGTGTCGAGCCTGGGCACGCGCCCGACCGTGGCCGGGGTGGAGCCGCTGCTGGAAGCGCATCTGTTCGATTTCGACGGCGACCTGTACGGTCGCAGGATCGAGGTCGAATTCGTCGCCCACCTGCGCGCCGAACTCAAGTTCCCCGACCTGGCCACGCTGACGCAGCAGATGCACCGCGATGCCGCGCAAGCGCGCCAGTCGCTGGCGCTGGACGCGCAGCGCCGCCAGTTGCATCCCGCCTTGCCGCCGGACCCGCTGCGCGCGTCCGGCGCCGACGCGGCCGAAACGACCGCCTGACCCTCTAGCGCGAACCCTCAGCGCGACCCAATCCGCCGAAGACCCGTCCGAGACCCGCTGTGACCAACGATCCGAGCCAACCCGCCGCCGGCAACCCGTACAAGGCCACCTTGCTGCTGCCGGCGACCGAATTCCCGATGCGCGGCGACCTGCCCAAGCGCGAGCCGGAGACCCTGGCGCGCTGGGAAAGCGAAGGCCTGTATCAGCGAATTCGCGAGAAGGTGAAGGACCGCGAGCGCAGCTTCGTGCTCCACGACGGCCCGCCGTACGCCAACGGCGAGATCCACATCGGCCATGCGCTCAACAAGGTGCTCAAGGACATCGTGGTGAAGTCGCGGCTGCTGGCCGGCTTCGATGCGCCCTATGTGCCGGGCTGGGATTGCCACGGCCTGCCGATCGAGACCAAGGTCGAGAAGACCTGGGGCAAGGTCGGCGAGAAGCTCGACGCGGCCCAGTTCCGCGCCAAGTGCCGCGAGTACGCCGCCACCCAGGTCGAGCTGCAGCGCCGCGACTTCAAGCGCCTGGGCGTGATCGGCGACTGGGAGAATCCCTACCTGACCATGGATTTCCGCTACGAGGCGGACATCATGCGGTCGCTGGCCAAGATCGTCGAACGCGGCCACCTGGTGCGCGGCTCCAAGCCGGTGCACTGGTGCTTCGACTGCGGCTCGGCCCTGGCCGAGGCGGAGATCGAGTACCACGACAAGGAATCGACCCAGATCTACGTCCGCTACCCGGTGCTCGACCGCAAGCGCGTGTTCGACGTGTTCGGGATCGAGGACGACGGCAGCCCGCTGTCGGTGCCGATCTGGACGACCACGCCGTGGACGCTGCCGGCGAGCCTGGCGGTGTCGATGGGCCCGAGCGTCGAATACTCGCTGGTGCGGGTCGAGCCGGGCGAGGAGGCCTTGTTCAAGGAGCCGGGCGCGCGTCCGGAATACCTGCTGATCGCCAGCGAACTGGTCGGCGCGGTGCTGGCCGCGATCACCCGTGCGGACGCGCTCAAGCAGGGCCACAGCGTCGAAACCCGCGACTGGTCGGCGCACCCGGGCGAGGCCTTCGAGGGCCTGCGCCTGCGCCATCCGTTCTATGCCGAGCGCGAAATCCCGGTGCTGCTGGGCGAGCACGTGACCACCGACGCCGGTACCGGCGCGGTCCACACCGCGCCCGGCCACGGCCAGGAGGACTACGCGGTCTCGCTCAAGTACGGCCTGATCGAGCGCTACAGCGCCGGGCAGATCAATCCGGTCGACGGCCGCGGCCTGTACCTGCCGTCGACGCCGGCCGCGGGCGAGCACGTCCTCGCCGGCAAGCACATCTTCAAGAGCGACGAACTGCTGCTGCAGATCCTGCGCGAGAACGGCGCGCTGCTGGCGCAGGGCCGGATCAAGCACAGCTATCCGCACTGCTGGCGGCACAAGACGCCGGTGGTGTTCCGCGCCACCCCGCAGTGGTTCCTGTCGATGGAGAAGGCCGGGCTGCGCCGCGACGCGCTGGCCGCGATCCCGGGCGTGACCTGGATCCCGGGCTGGGGCGAGTCGCGCATCTACAACATGATCGAGAGCCGTCCGGACTGGACCATCTCGCGCCAGCGCTACTGGGGCGTGCCGATCGCGCTGTTCTTCAACCGCGAGAGCGGCCAGCCGCATCCGCGCACGGTCGAGATCATGCGCCAGGTCGCCGACGCGGTGGAACGCGAAGGCGTGGACGCGTGGTACGCGATGACCGCCGAGCAGCTGCTGGGCGACGAGGCGGGCGACTACGAGAAGGTCACCGACATCCTCGACGTCTGGTTCGACTCCGGCGCCAGCCACGAATGCGTGCTCGCGCAGCGGCCGCAGGACGGCCTGCGCAAGCCGGCCGACCTGTACCTGGAAGGCTCCGACCAGCACCGCGGCTGGTTCCACAGCGCGCTGCTGACCGGCGTGGCGATGGACGGCGCGGCGCCGTACCGGCAGGTGCTGACCCACGGCTTCACGGTCGACGAGCAGGGCAAGAAGCAGTCCAAGTCGCTCGGCAACGTGGTGGTGCCGCAGAAGGTCATCGACGCGATGGGCGCCGACGTGCTGCGCCTGTGGGTCGCCTCGACCGACTTCAGCGCCGAGATGTCGGTGTCGGACAAGATCCTCAAGCAGAACGCCGACGTCTACCGCCGCATCCGCAACACCGCGCGTTTCCTGCTCGGCAACCTCAGCGGCTTCGACCCGGCGCGCGATCTGGTCGCGCTCGAGGACATGGTCGCGCTCGACCGCTGGATCGTGCATCGCGCCAGCGAAGTGCAGGAGCGCATCGCCTCGGCCTACGAGCGTTACGACTTCGCCGAGATCGTGCAGCTGCTGTCGAACTTCTGCAGCGTCGACCTGGGCTCGCTGTACCTGGACGTGACCAAGGACCGGCTCTACACCATGCGCGAGGATTCGCGCGGCCGCCGTTCGGCGCAGAGCGCGATGTACCGCATCGCCGAAGCGTTCGTGCGCTGGATCGCGCCGGTGCTGGCGTTCACCGCCGACGAAATGTGGCGATACCTGCCGGCCAACACCGACCACGGCGCGCGCGAAGACAACGTGCTGTTCGCGACCTGGTACGACGGCCTGGCGCCGTTGCCGGCCGACGCGGCGCTGTCGGACGAGGACTTCAAGCGCCTGCTGGAACTGCGCGAGAGCGTGACCCGCGCGCTGGAACCGATGCGCGCGGCCGGCGAGATCGGCGCGGCGCTGGAAGCGGAGATCTCGCTGCGCTGCGGCGTGGCCGACCAGAACTGGCTGGCGCCGCTGGCCGACGAACTGCGTTTCCTGTTCATCAGCGGCGACGTCGAAGTGGTGGCCGACGACGGCATCAAGGACATCGCCGTGCTCGCGGCCAAGACCGGCAAGAGCAAGTGCGTGCGCTGCTGGCACTACCGCGCCGATGTCGGTTCCGACCCCGCGCATCCCGAGCTGTGCGGACGCTGCGTGAGCAACGTCGAAGGCCCGGGCGAAGAGCGCCGCTGGTTCTGACGCGCTGGCGGCGCGCGTAGCGATGCGCGCGCCGGCTTGCGATTCTCCACTCCCCATGGCCCGATTCCGAACAATGACAAGCACCCCCGCAAAGAACGCGTTGCCCTGGCTGATCGTCTCGATCGTGGTGATCGCGCTCGACCAGTGGAGCAAGAACTGGGTGCTGAGCGCGCTGCCCGAGTACACCCCGGTGGTGGTGATCGAAGGGTTCTGGAACTGGTACCGCAGCTACAACACCGGCGCGGCCTTCAGCTTCCTCAGCGATGCCGGCGGCTGGCAGAAGTACTTCTTCCTGGCCCTGGCGGTCGGCATCAGCGGCCTGCTGGCGCGCTGGCTGGCGCGCACCCCGCGCGGCGACTGGAAGACCGCGCTGCCGTACGCGCTGGTGATCGGCGGGGCGATCGGCAACGTCATCGACCGGCTCATGCACGGCCACGTGGTCGACTTCATCCAGTGGTACTGGCGCAGCTTCTACTGGCCCTCGTTCAACATCGCCGACGCCGCCATCGTCGGCGGCGCGATCGGGATCGCGGCGTTCGGGCTGTTCAGCAAGGAAAAGCAGGAGTGAGCGGAGAGGAGTGAGAAGCGGGCAAGAGCGGCTTTCGCTCACTCCTCGCTCCTCCAGGCTCACTTCTCCTCCGCTGCCAGCCCCCCGGGACCGGAGTACAATCCCCCCATGGACGTCCTGCTAGCCAATCCCCGCGGCTTCTGCGCCGGCGTCGACCGCGCCATCGAGATCGTCAAGCGCGCGATCGAGACCCTAGGCGCGCCGATCTACGTGCGCCACGAAGTCGTGCACAACCGTTTCGTCGTCGACGACCTCAAGCACCGCGGCGCGGTGTTCGTCGAGGAGCTCGACGAAGTGCCCGACGGCGCCACCGTGATCTTCAGCGCCCACGGCGTGTCCAAGGCGGTGCGCGCGGAAGCCGAGCGGCGCGGGCTCAAGGTGTTCGACGCGACCTGTCCGCTGGTGACCAAGGTGCACCTGGAAGTCTCGCGCCACTGCCGCGCCGGGCGCGACGTGGTGCTGATCGGCCACGAAGGCCATCCCGAGGTCGAGGGCACGATGGGGCAGTGGAAGCGCGAGGCCGGTTCCGGCCGCATCTACCTGGTCGAGGACGCCGACGACGTCGCCGCGATGCAGGTCGACCAGCCCGACAACCTGGCCTACACCACTCAGACCACGCTGTCGGTCGACGACACCCGCAGCGTGATCGAGGCCCTGCGCGCCAAGTACCCGGCGATCCAGGGCCCGAAGAACGACGACATCTGCTACGCCACCCAGAACCGCCAGGATTCGGTGCGCGAACTGGCCGCGCGCTGCGACCTGGTGCTGGTGGTCGGTTCGCCGAACAGCTCCAACTCCAACCGCCTGCGCGAGCTGGCCGAGCGCGAGGGCGTGACCTCCTACCTGATCGACGGCGCGGACGAGATCGATCCGCGCTGGGTCGAGGGCCGCAGCCGCATCGGCATCACCGCCGGCGCCTCGGCGCCGGAAGTGCTGGTGCGCGGGGTGATCGACCGACTGAGCGAACTCGGCGCCCAGCACGTGACCGAACTCGACGGCGAGCAGGAGAGCATGGTGTTCGCGCTGCCGAAGGAACTGCGGCTGCAGCTGGTCAGCTGACGCCGGCCGAGCGCCGTCGTCGCGCGTCGAAAAAACCGGCCCCGACGGGCCGGTTTTTTTTGTCCGTCGCTACGCGCGCTCGCGCCGGCCGCTCAGCGCCCCGATCGCGGCCGGCAGGCCGAGTCGTTGGCGCGTGCGTCCACCAGCGCGTAGCGGCCCGGCGTCGCCGCCCGGCGCAGCGCGATGTTGGCGAAACCGAA contains these protein-coding regions:
- the ispH gene encoding 4-hydroxy-3-methylbut-2-enyl diphosphate reductase, which codes for MDVLLANPRGFCAGVDRAIEIVKRAIETLGAPIYVRHEVVHNRFVVDDLKHRGAVFVEELDEVPDGATVIFSAHGVSKAVRAEAERRGLKVFDATCPLVTKVHLEVSRHCRAGRDVVLIGHEGHPEVEGTMGQWKREAGSGRIYLVEDADDVAAMQVDQPDNLAYTTQTTLSVDDTRSVIEALRAKYPAIQGPKNDDICYATQNRQDSVRELAARCDLVLVVGSPNSSNSNRLRELAEREGVTSYLIDGADEIDPRWVEGRSRIGITAGASAPEVLVRGVIDRLSELGAQHVTELDGEQESMVFALPKELRLQLVS
- the lspA gene encoding signal peptidase II, producing the protein MTSTPAKNALPWLIVSIVVIALDQWSKNWVLSALPEYTPVVVIEGFWNWYRSYNTGAAFSFLSDAGGWQKYFFLALAVGISGLLARWLARTPRGDWKTALPYALVIGGAIGNVIDRLMHGHVVDFIQWYWRSFYWPSFNIADAAIVGGAIGIAAFGLFSKEKQE
- the ileS gene encoding isoleucine--tRNA ligase, whose protein sequence is MRGDLPKREPETLARWESEGLYQRIREKVKDRERSFVLHDGPPYANGEIHIGHALNKVLKDIVVKSRLLAGFDAPYVPGWDCHGLPIETKVEKTWGKVGEKLDAAQFRAKCREYAATQVELQRRDFKRLGVIGDWENPYLTMDFRYEADIMRSLAKIVERGHLVRGSKPVHWCFDCGSALAEAEIEYHDKESTQIYVRYPVLDRKRVFDVFGIEDDGSPLSVPIWTTTPWTLPASLAVSMGPSVEYSLVRVEPGEEALFKEPGARPEYLLIASELVGAVLAAITRADALKQGHSVETRDWSAHPGEAFEGLRLRHPFYAEREIPVLLGEHVTTDAGTGAVHTAPGHGQEDYAVSLKYGLIERYSAGQINPVDGRGLYLPSTPAAGEHVLAGKHIFKSDELLLQILRENGALLAQGRIKHSYPHCWRHKTPVVFRATPQWFLSMEKAGLRRDALAAIPGVTWIPGWGESRIYNMIESRPDWTISRQRYWGVPIALFFNRESGQPHPRTVEIMRQVADAVEREGVDAWYAMTAEQLLGDEAGDYEKVTDILDVWFDSGASHECVLAQRPQDGLRKPADLYLEGSDQHRGWFHSALLTGVAMDGAAPYRQVLTHGFTVDEQGKKQSKSLGNVVVPQKVIDAMGADVLRLWVASTDFSAEMSVSDKILKQNADVYRRIRNTARFLLGNLSGFDPARDLVALEDMVALDRWIVHRASEVQERIASAYERYDFAEIVQLLSNFCSVDLGSLYLDVTKDRLYTMREDSRGRRSAQSAMYRIAEAFVRWIAPVLAFTADEMWRYLPANTDHGAREDNVLFATWYDGLAPLPADAALSDEDFKRLLELRESVTRALEPMRAAGEIGAALEAEISLRCGVADQNWLAPLADELRFLFISGDVEVVADDGIKDIAVLAAKTGKSKCVRCWHYRADVGSDPAHPELCGRCVSNVEGPGEERRWF
- the murJ gene encoding murein biosynthesis integral membrane protein MurJ encodes the protein MSKGGLLRSSVVFSAMTFISRITGLIRDQVYAWQFGASPAMDAFFVAFRIPNFMRRLSAEGSFSMAFVPVLAEYKEQHDHAAVKELIDRVTGTLTAALVVLTAVVVLAAPWVMGVFAPGFAPGSEQYRLATQMLQITFPYALFISLASLVGGVLNSYEKFAVPALSPVLLNISMIAAAAAAAPLMRPFGAEPVLALAWGVFFAGVLQLVFQLPALAKLGLLPRPRWGWKHSGVRKILKLMVPTLFGSSVAQLNLLLNTALASFLIVGSVSWLYLTDRLLEFPLGMFGVAIGTVILPHLSKRHAATDSEGYSKALDWGFRLCLLIGVPACLGLVLCAEALIAALFQYGRLTPQDTRMIQLSLMAQSTAVPAFLLVKVLAPAFYSRQDTKTPVKSAVVSVAVNLLSTVGLLLAAVYFSDAGRAALARGASLTQALGEVPGAHACLALAIAIAGWTNALQLAWYLRRARVYRRQPGWGRFLRQIGVASVGLSAVVLFLLWLWPGWTGWPWWERAWKLAVVVGAGGAAYGALLWLQGIRPRDLRGH
- a CDS encoding bifunctional riboflavin kinase/FAD synthetase, encoding MSRLFRDVDRGTRCPHGSVVCIGAFDGLHLGHRALVRHTVARARALGVPAVALSFEPLPREFFAPAAPPPRLLLPRAKAEGLLALDADQVGLLRFNGELSRWSGEEFVQRVLVEQLAAREVWVGPQFRFGKARGGDIALLRRMGEAAGFGAHEIEPVHLDGERVSSTRIREILLAGDFAAAARLLGRPYAIGGHVVRGRQLGRTLGFPTANLRFGGKTPALSGIYATWVHGIGERPWPSVSSLGTRPTVAGVEPLLEAHLFDFDGDLYGRRIEVEFVAHLRAELKFPDLATLTQQMHRDAAQARQSLALDAQRRQLHPALPPDPLRASGADAAETTA